The sequence below is a genomic window from Ruminococcus albus AD2013.
TTAACGCTGTAAGTCGTATATATCTGCATACTGCAGACTCCCTCCTTCTACTTGTTTTTTTTGAGAATTAATGTAATCTGTTACCTGTTTAAGACTTCTGTCGCTTACAGTTGCTACAAAATACGATGGTTTCCATATATATTTATTATAGTAGATTTTTTTAAGAATTTAAAATTTTATATACTTAGTCTCTCCTCATTAAGGCATAATTTCAAGAGCACCGCCGCAGGCCATATGACAGCTCGAAATTCAGCAAAAACTGAATAAGGCGCAAAAGCTTCGCCGCAAGACGGTCGATGTTCATTGCAATGATGCTGAGAACGATCGATGCTTTTGTTGTATCTTCTCTATTTGTAAGCAGCAGACCCAGACCGAATTTGCGTTTCGCGAGACTAAACTTCCGCTCCTCTTCAATTCGGTCGGTATTATCCTGATAGGCGATTTTCTTCTCAGCCTTGCTGTCTGCATCCTTCTTCGGCCTTCCGAGTTTCTTTCCGGAAAGCCGAATGCCGAGACTGCTGCAAAATGCAATGTTATCCCGATTGCGATAGATCTGATCTGCGAGCACACGCTCCGGATAATGTCCTGTGCGCTTCTTATAATTCTCGAGCGCAGTTTTCAAAACGGCACTCTCGTTGTAGGCATCGAAGGATAGCTTTTCAATTCTGCACATTCCGGTTTCATCCACAGACAGATCCAGCTTGGCACCGAACTCAACCGGAGATTTTGCTTTTCCTCTGACGATAGGTCGGATATATGGCTGGCTGATGCTGACGATTCTATTTTCAATGCGATGTGTATTGCTGACAAACATATGTTGCTGCTGCGAATAGACTGTCTCCAGAATGTCGAGTAAATATGCGTCAGATTCTGAAAGCACAACACCATTGTTTTTCAGCAGATTCGAGATATATCCAAGATCGCGGCGGATGTATTGCAGCTGCTTTTTGATTGCTTTTCTGATCTTTTTCGCACCGCGTTTTCTGCATTTTGCGAGAGCAAGATAATCCTTTCATGCCTTCTCACGGTACATTCTCGGTCTGTAGAAATTGTATTTATCACTGACCCGACAGATCATATCTTCCAGCTTTTCACGCGCTTCATTCAGCAGTTCAATATCCTGCGGATACTTGATGTTTTGCGGAGCACAAGTTGCATCAATGATCAATGTACCAGAAATCCCAGCGGTTTCCGTGTGATTCCGGACATCCTGCTCTCCGCCGCTGTTACCGTGATCATCATCGTCATCCTGATTGACCTGATCGTCTTTCAGTGTATTGTATTCGATGATCATTTCATTGATCTCGTTCAGCACCTCTTCAGACAGACGCTTGCGAATTTCAACAAGCAGAGACGGCACAAACGGAATCTTGTCTTCATATCCGGGCAGACCGATGAAATACTGATAGTACGGGTTTTCTCTGATCTGTTCGACCAGTTCCTCATCAGGATAGTGATATTGCTTCTGAATCAGCAGCGAACCGAGTGCCATGCGCAGGGGCTTTGCAGGCATACCGGTATGGCTCGGGAACAGCTTCGCATACTCAGCCTCGATCGTTTCCCACGGGATCATTGCTGCTTTCTTCACCCAGCGGTTATCCAGGTTCATTTGCAGTCCCAGCGGCTGATTGAAATCGGTAAATGAAATCTGCTTTTCTCTCTTGAACTTATACATGGCATCCTCCAAAGTGCAAGCTTTTTTCTCGTTTTCCGGCTTTTTCTTTGCACTTCTATTATACCATGTTTTATCGCTTTTGTCGATACTACGAGAGTTTTATTTGAATTGAGGAGAGACTACTTAAAAGTTGTTCTGTGTTTGTGTCACGCGTGACACAAACAGAATTCAATTTTTCTTTTTATGAGGTTTAAGAAGCAGAAAGACAGCTAATCTTACTCACTTAGCTGTCTTTCACTTAAGAATTATAGTATCTGACATTCTTAAGTGAGGCTTACAGTTTATAAGACGAAGTATATGATCAGGACTTCCTGTATTTGGTAGTTCTTACGATATGGTATTACAATGAATATACATACCCTCGACAATGCACAACAGAATGTCTAGAAATGCCGCCTAACTCATGACTAAAGTCACGAGCGTGCGGCGGCAAAATCGTCAAACGTTTTATTTGGAAAAACAAAAGGGGAGTCGTCTCTTTTTCTAAGACAACTCCCAAATATTCTCTTGAATATATTTGACTATTATCAATAATAAAATAAATCTGCTTAATAATTATTTTTGTATTTCAATTTCGAATTTTCCATCAACGATCTTCAGCTTTAATGTCTTCACGTATCTTGTACAGAAGTTTTCCATTTCTTTTTTCGTAGCAGTAATTCTTGTTTCTTCATAGATCTTCTTCGTTAGTTCCATTGGTTCTTCGCCCAGCAGGGTAGGAAAGTGGGTTTCCAATTCAGAAAACAAAACAGAACGCTTTAAATCTTCCGTTGCTGCAGAACAAAAATCGTCTATCGCACAATAATAGATCCCGTGCTGAGTAAGAGCATCTTTTATAGCAAAGCCACACTTGTCATACTCATACATTACAAGAAAATTCGCTTCGGGAAGACTTTCAATAAGACCGTAGAAATCCGAATCGCTTGATACTAAAATAAAAGAGGTTATATTGTTGTTGTAGAAATCCTTTACTATACAGGCAGTCATTCTTATATCTACAAGACTCTTTCTGTCTGTTATTCTATCTATTTCTATATGCTCGACAGGGATCTTGATAAATTTAGAAAGCCAGTCCCAGCCCGTTGTTGTATGCGGATCGTCATAAAGAGTTATTTTTTCTATTTTTGCCAATTCATCAGGTTCAAGTCCTTTTAATACGCTGTATAGCTTAAAAGGATCGGAATTTTCACAGTCTACAGCAATAGTGGTCTTTTCAGAATCATCAATGAAATTATAAATGTTATTTCTGGTATCATCATCAGCGTCCCTGTATTTTGTCTGATCGGTAAAAACATCCCCATTCATTTCATATAGAAATTTCAGAAATTTTCTGTCCGAATAAAGTATGCCTCCGCAATCCTTAGGCTCCCAGTAGATATATTTCTGGAAAGGATAATATTCAATATTAGCCATATATTTCGTGAATTCATCCCGCATTACGTTCGGCTTATTATATCTTGGTACTACAAATAATTTTTTGATATAGTCCCAGTTGATCCAGTCATAGAAAAGACTTTTACAATTATCTATATTATCATTGATAAGTTTAGTGAAATCCAGAATATATTTTTCAGAACGATAATTTGCCTTTATGATCTGTATTCCCCATTTATTTAATTGTTCGATCTCGCTGTTATCATACCATTCAAGAGACGTCAGGTTTTTTAAGCCATACACCATCGCGTCGTCTGTTCTCTTAAAATTCTGAAACAGAGTTGATCTGAGTTTGCTTAAGTATCTTATTATATTCGCTTCTTTGTTGTTATAAAGGAAATCAAGTTTTTCGGAACATTCTTCCCGGAAGCTTAATTCCAATGCTGATTTTTTTACCCCAATTAAATAAGCTATGGTCGTTACGATTTCTTTAGTATCTATCGCCGTAATTTTCCCTCCTATTTTTGCATCAGAAATTTTTATATTCTTATTATATCATAAAATTTAGGGAATCAAAAAAAATAGACTCGAAAAAATTAGCTCTTTTTGTATTTTGCAATCATGATGTGATCATCTCTTCCTGCTACATAATTATTTTTTATCCAACTTTTGTTCTTCTT
It includes:
- a CDS encoding NYN domain-containing protein translates to MVYGLKNLTSLEWYDNSEIEQLNKWGIQIIKANYRSEKYILDFTKLINDNIDNCKSLFYDWINWDYIKKLFVVPRYNKPNVMRDEFTKYMANIEYYPFQKYIYWEPKDCGGILYSDRKFLKFLYEMNGDVFTDQTKYRDADDDTRNNIYNFIDDSEKTTIAVDCENSDPFKLYSVLKGLEPDELAKIEKITLYDDPHTTTGWDWLSKFIKIPVEHIEIDRITDRKSLVDIRMTACIVKDFYNNNITSFILVSSDSDFYGLIESLPEANFLVMYEYDKCGFAIKDALTQHGIYYCAIDDFCSAATEDLKRSVLFSELETHFPTLLGEEPMELTKKIYEETRITATKKEMENFCTRYVKTLKLKIVDGKFEIEIQK
- a CDS encoding transposase translates to MLKKIYYNKYIWKPSYFVATVSDRSLKQVTDYINSQKKQVEGGSLQYADIYDLQR